The DNA window AATCAGCGTATAGCGATCGTCCCGTGCACTCATGTGGTAAAGAAAGAGGTTCCCTGGTACATGATGAAGGTATGGGATCCAATACTGTGGTGGATGGGCAGTATCTGGCCACAGTTCAGGGATCCAGCATCTCAATCGTGCTGTCCGCGAAGGTGGTCAACTGGGTCATCAGCAGGGGATCGAGCCCCTTCTCCACCGCCAGAAAGATCCCTGCAATATCCATCAGCCGGAGTTTGTTCGAGACGAAGTGGATGAACTTGGAGATGTTCACCGACGAGAGGTAGATCAGCATCGTCGAGACCGAATCGATCAGGATACAGGTCTTCTGGTCTGTATGCTGTTTGAGCAGTTCACTGACCGCGATCCCGATGTCGGTCAGGTTGGAAGGATTGTTCACATACCAGCACTGGGGATCATGACCTGGAGTCGACCCGAGCGCAAAGGTTGTGATCGTATCGATGAAGGAGATCCGGTCGAGATCGATGCCATGTTTTGTGTATACGCTCCGAAGGACAGCACATGGGTAACTGGTCGTGATCACGATCACTCCATACCCCTGCGCGGTCATCTCCATGACAATCCTGGCGTTGTTCTCGCGCAGCGCCGTGGCCGCCGAGAGGACGAGGAAGATCCGTTTTTCTGCCAGGTCCTCACTGGTGAAGTACTCCCCCATCAGGTTCCT is part of the Methanosphaerula palustris E1-9c genome and encodes:
- a CDS encoding DUF7504 family protein — its product is MGEYFTSEDLAEKRIFLVLSAATALRENNARIVMEMTAQGYGVIVITTSYPCAVLRSVYTKHGIDLDRISFIDTITTFALGSTPGHDPQCWYVNNPSNLTDIGIAVSELLKQHTDQKTCILIDSVSTMLIYLSSVNISKFIHFVSNKLRLMDIAGIFLAVEKGLDPLLMTQLTTFADSTIEMLDP